Genomic segment of Rhodococcus rhodochrous:
TCTCGTGCAGATCTCGAGCATCGGGGGCGTGCTGAGCGGGCCCGGCACAGGGCTGTACAGCGCAAGCAAGTTCGCCCTCGAAGGACTCAGTGAAGCACTGGCCGTCGAGGCCGCCCATTTCGGCATCGACGTGACGATCGTCGAGCCGGGTGGCTACTGGACCGACCTCTACACCACCATGACGGTGAGCACTCCGCGATCGGACTACGACGCGCTGCGAGCCGAGATCGAGGAGCAGAGCGCGTCCACGAGCATCGACAGCCACCCCGCTCTGGCCGCGCGGGCACTGCTCGAGGTCGTCGACGCCGACCGGCCACCGCGCCGCATCGTGCTGGGCAACGCCGTCCTGGATGCGGCCGTGGCCGCCACCCGGGAGAAGATTGCCACCTGGCTCGAGTGGGAGTCGGTGAGCCGTGCCGCGGAGGACGCCGTACCGGCATTGGAATCCGGGGGTGGGGAGCGATCCGCGATCTAGAATGGGTGGATCGTGTGTCCGGCGGAGCACAGGTCGGGTGATTCCATGAACGTCGACGACATCTGGAACGCGATCGACGAGCAGCGCGCACGAACTGCCGATCTGCTGGAGCAACTGACCGACGACGAGTGGAGCCGGCCGTCGCTGTGCGAGGGCTGGACCGTGCGCGACGTCGCGGCCCACCTCACGCTCCAGCAGCTCACCGTGGTCGACCTCGTCCGGATGGCGCTGCGTCATCCCGGTGGTGTGAACACGATCATCCGTGAGTCCTCCCGGCACCGCGCCCGACAGCCGACGGCCGAGTTGATCACCGACCTCCGGGGAATGATCGGCTCCCGCCGGCACAACGTGGGCATCACCCCGCTCGAGACGATGATCGATCTGCTCGTCCACGGCCAGGACATCGCGATACCCCTGCAGCGCGACCTGCCGATGCCGCCGGACGCCGCAACAGCGGGCGCCACTCGGTTGTGGTCCACCCGCGGCACCGGGAAGGCCCGGGTCTTCGCCGACGTCCCGCTCGACGGATTCCGTTTCACCGCAACCGATGCCGAGTGGTCCTCCGGTTCCGGACCCGAGGTGCGGGGACCGATCTCCGCGATCCTGCTGCTGTTTTCGGGCCGTCGCGCGGGGTTGTCCCGATTGGAGGGCGACGGCGCCGGGGAACTGCGCCGCCGGCTGGCACACGCGTGATGGCACGATGGGAGGCATGAGTGCCGACGCCCGCGTCCTGTGGACCATCGGCCACTGGACGTGCCCGCAGTCGGTCCTGCTCGACACGCTGACCTCGGCCGACATCGAACTCGTCGTCGACGTGCGGAAGATGCCCGGTTCGCGCCGCAGCCCGCAGTTCGACGCCGACGAGATGCCGTCCTGGCTCGACAGCGCCGGGATCGGCTACGTGCACCTCACCGAACTCGGCGGCAGGCGGCCGAAGCAGAAGGACATCGATCCGACCGTCAATGCAGGCTGGAAGAACGCGAGTTTCAAGAACTACGCCGACTACACCCTCACCGGCGACTTCGAGGCCGGACTGAAGCGACTCACCGATCTGGCCGAGCACCGGCACGTCGCCATCATGTGCGGCGAGCCGATGCCGTGGCGCTGCCACCGGTTGTTGATCGCGAACACCCTCGCCGCGCGGGGGTGGACCGTCGTGCATCTCGTCAACAACGCGAACCCGCGACGGCACGAGCTGGGACAGTGGGGTGCGACTCCGTCGGTGGGTTCCGACGGAGTCGTGACCTATCCCGCCGAAGAACGCGGGCTCCCGTAGCGTTCCGGGCCTCGCAGGGGCCCGCGTGCTCACCCTGCCCGGGAGGCAGCGGCAACGCGGATCACCCGAGGTCCCGCGAGTAGTGGACCGCGAGCGCATCCGCCCCCGACGGAGTGACGGTCCGGGTTCGGGCACCGCGGATGTAGCCGCACCGCTCGAGCACGCGCTGGGATGCTTCGTTCTCGGGGAGGGTGCGCGCGGTCAGGCGGAGTAGTCCGCTCCGCCGAGCGAATTCGGCCGCGAGATCGAGTGCGTCGGCAGCGAGCCCTCTCCCACGACCGAGCGGATGCAACCAGAATCCGACTTCTGCTTCCTCGGCGGTGATGCCGAACAACACGAGACTGCCGGCGAAGCGGTCGGTCTCCGGTTCGGCGATCGTCAGTACGGCCAGATCTCCGCGCTCCAGCCCTTGCCGGATCTCGCCGTCGATCAGGGCTGCGACGGACGCTTCCGTGTACCCCGGTTCGGGCAGATGTGCGTACCGGCGCACCAGTGGATCTGCGGTCCCGGCGGCATAGGTAGCCGCGTCGTCACCGCGCATCGCCCGCAGCTGTACTCGGTCGTTGCGTAAGGGCAGCAGTCGGGTATTCAGCATGCATACGACGCTACATCGTTCGGTCGCCGTAACTTTCGCTGGTTGTCGACGCGGCCTGCCCGGCACGATCCGGGACGCGCACGGTCGGTCAACGCTGTTCGCTCATCACCGAGTCGACGCTTCCGTGGCGCGAACACCGCGCCCACCACCCGTCCGGCGCGATCTGGACGATCATCCGGCGACCGCACTGCGCGCAGAAGCGCGGCGGTTCGAGTCCGAGTTGCACTGCCGCGGGGGGGATTCGGATCGTCCCGTCGACGATCTCTTCGCCGGTGAACGGATCGAACATCAGATCGTCTCGCCGAGGGCCTTGATCGGCATCTTCAGTTCGCCGAGCAGATCGAGGTCGGTCTCCGCAGGCCGGCCGAGCGTGGTGAGGTAGTTGCCGACGATGACGGCGTTGATCCCGCCGAGGATCCCCTTCCGCGCGCCGAGGTCGCCGAGTGTGATCTCGCGGCCACCGGCGAACCGGAGGATGGTGCGCGGCAACGCCAATCGGAAGGCCGCCACCGCCTTGAGCGCCTCGGTGGCGGGCAGCACCTCGAGGTCGCCGAAAGGGGTGCCGGGGCGCGGATTGAGGAAGTTCAGCGGCACCTCGTCGGGTTCGAGCGCCGCGAGGTCGGCTGCGAATTCTGCTCGCTGCTCGATGGTTTCCCCCATTCCGAGGATGCCTCCGCAGCACACCTCCATACCCGCTTCGCGCACCATGCGCAGCGTCTCGAAGCGCTCCTCCCAGGTGTGGGTGGTGACGACGTTCGGGAAGTGCGAGCGCGCGGTCTCGAGGTTGTGGTTGTAGCGGTGCACACCCATCGCGACGAGTCGGTCGACCTGTTCCTGGGTGAGCATGCCGAGCGAGCACGCGATCTGGATGTCGACCTCGTTGCGGATCGCCTCGATACCGGCCGCGACCTGCGCGAGGAGGCGTTCGTCGGGTCCGCGCACGGCCGCGACGATGCAGAACTCGGTCGCTCCGGTCTTGGCGGTCTGCTTCGCGGCCTCGACGAGCGACGGGATGTCGAGCCGGGCGGCTCGCACCGGGGAGGCGAACAGGCCGGACTGCGAGCAGAAATGGCAGTCCTCGGGGCAGCCACCGGTCTTGAGGCTGATGATCCCCTCGACCTCGACCTCCGGTCCGCACCACGCCATGCGCACGTCGTGGGCGACCGCCAGCAGGTCGTCGATGCGATCGTCCGGCAGCTGCAGGACCTCGAGGGTCTGGTCGCGGTCGAAACCGATGCCGCGACGGAGCACCTGGTCGCGAGCTATTTCGAGGATGTCGGTGCGGGCGGGCGCCTGGGTCACTGCCGTCTCCTGGGGTGGCGAGAACTTGAACATCGTTCAATTGAACAGCGTTCAGGTTAGGGCGAAGCGTCCGATAGTGTCAAAGGCACGAATCCTTCGGTTCGGATCCCCGGCGGCGCGGTACCGCCGCGGGCAGTGGGAGAAGCGGGAGCAGAGAAGCAGTGCAGTTGCGACGCGGCGACGTCCTCGACGGCGCCATGGCGATCCTCGACGAGTACGGGCTCGGCGACCTGACGATGCGCAAGCTCGCGTCGTCGCTCGGCGTCCAGCCCGGCGCGTTGTACTGGCACTTCCCGAACAAGCAGACCCTGCTCGGCGCCATGGCGGACCGCATCCTCGACGGTGTCGACGAGCCGCCCGCGAGCGATGCCTGGGACGACGCCCTCTCCGAGCTGGCGCACCGTTTCCGCGCCGCGCTGCTCGCCCATCGCGACGGCGCCGAACTCGTCGCCTCGAGCTACGCCTCCCGGCTGACCACTTCCCGGGCGCGCGACGCCTTCGTGGCCACCGCCGAACGCGCGGGTCTGTCCCGGGCGTACGCCGAACTGACCGGCTACGCGCTGCTGCACTACGTGCTCGGCCACACCGTCGACGAGCAGTCCCGCGCGCAGCTCGAGGAACTCGGCGCGCTCACCCGCGCTCCCCTCTCCCCCGATGTCGCGACCGAACAGCCGACCGAGACCGACGACGAACTGCTCGACGGCGATCCCGCCGTCCGGTTCGAGTTCGGCCTGCGGTTGTTCGTCGACGGCATCCGCGCACGTCTGGAGACCCGTGCGACATCCTGACCCCGCCGTTCCTGTCGGACCCGTCTCCTACCTTCGACGCTCGTGACCGCCCCCTGGACCCTCCAGCAGATCAACGCCGTCGCACCCGATCCGTCCTCGCTGACGGCTGCGCGCGGCGTCGCCTCCGCATGGCTCGAGACCGGTCACGACACCACCGCCCTGTGGGGACTGTGCCGCGGACGCGGCACCACGCCGTATCGCACGGCGATCCACCCGAGCGCTCCCGCCTACACGTGCACGTGCCCGAGCCGGAAGCTGCCCTGCAAGCACGCCCTGTCGCTGCTCGTGCGCTGGTCCGAGGGCGCCGTACCCACGGGGCAGGCACCCGACTTCGTCACCGGATGGCTCGCCGCCCGCGCCGCGTCCACCGCACCGCCCGCCCCGGCGGACGAGCCGGTCAAGGCACCCGATCCGGCGACCGCCCAGCGCCGCGCCGAGCGGGTCGCGGCAGGACTCGACGACCTCGACCGCTGGCTGACCGACCGCATCCGGCACGGCCTCGGGGCGGTGGATCACGGCTACGACACCTACGAGGCGATCGCTGCCCGCATGGTGGATGCCCAGGCTCCCGGCGTGGCGTCGGCACTGCGCGCCCTGGCCGCCGTCGTGAACGACGAAACCGATTGGCCCGCCAGGCTGCTCGAAGAGTATGCGCGCCTGCACCTCATGGCCGTGGCGTACCGGCAGCGCGACGAACTGCCGAGGCCGCTCCTGCGTTCGCTGCAGACCCATCTCGGTTTCGGCACCCGCAGCGAGGAGGTCCGCGCCGAACCGGCCGTGCGCGACCGCTGGCAGGTCCTCGCCGTCCGCGTCACCGAGGAGAGCCGGATGTTCACCCGCAAGACGTGGTTGCGGGGACGGTCGAGCGGACGCTGGGCGATCCTGCTCGACTTCGCACACGGCACAGCACGTTTCGCCGCGCCGCTCCCCTTCCCCGGGTCGCTCGTCGATGCCGATCTGCACTTCTACCCCGGTGCGGCCCCACTACGGGCGGTGCTCGGCCGGCAGCACGGGGAGACGGAGCCGTTCACAACCCTGCCCGCCACCGGACTCGACGCCGCACTGGACGAGTACGCCCGCATGCGCGGAGCAGATCCGTGGTTGCGCACCTGGCCCGTCCTGCTCGACGCGGTCACTCCCACCGACAGTGAAGACGGATGGTACGTCGTCGACCCGTCCGGACGGGCACTGCCGCTCGCCGGAGACGACGACAGCCGCTGGCGGCTGCACGCTGTCGCAGGGGGCCGTCCCGTGACGGTCTGCGGCGACTGGGACGGAACCGCTCTCGCCCCGGTCTCCCTGTTCACCGGAGGACAGGTGATGACCTGGTGAGCACACTGCCCGAATCGCTGACGACCGCAGCACTTCTCGGAACGGCACGCTCCGCTCCGGAGTTCGGCGCGCTGCACACGGCCGGTGCCGCGGGCGAACTCGCCGGAGACCCCGCCGCGACACTGCTCGCCGCTGCCGCCCTGGAGGCGACCTTCCTCACCGCCGCGACCGTGCCGGTGGTCCGCGAACGGCCGTCGCCGGCCCCGGACGACGACCGTCCCGTCCTTCCCGGCGCGGCTGCCGAACGCCTGCGCGCGCTGCTCGCCGTCCGCTCCCCGCTGCTCGACGAGTGGTTCGAGGTGGCGGCCCGGTTCCGCGCGTCGCACGACATCGTGGTCGACCTGTTGATCGTCGCGACCACCGACGCGGTGCACCGCGACCGGCTGGTCGCACTCACCGGTGCCCGTGGGCGCTGGGTGGCCGCGCGCCACCCGGAATGGGCCGATCTGCTGCCACCCGACCCGCTCGACGACACGCCCTGGCACGTCGGTCCGCCCGCCCGGCGACGCCGATGGTTCGAGGTGCTCCGCGCGCACGATCCGGCCGCGGCGACAGCCACGCTCGCGGCGTCATGGGGTGCGCAGACCGCCGCCCAGCGGGCCGAACTCGTCGCCCTGCTCGCGGTCGGTCTCGGTCCGCACGACGAAGACCTGCTCGAGCGCGCCCTCGACGACCGTAGCCGCAAGGTTCGCGCCGTCGCGCTCGACCTTCTTCCCCGCCTCCACGACTCCGCGTTCGCGCGACGCATGGCCGAACGAGTGCGGCAATGGCTGCTCGTCGACGGCTCGACCGTCACCCTCGCCGTCCCCGAACGGCCGGACGAGAGCGCACTCCGCGACGGTCTCTCCGACGGTCCGGCCCGCGATCTGCTGGTGGCGGCAGTCGCGGCCGCTCCGCTGTCGGTGTGGCGCGAGCACGCCGGAGACGGGGTGCTGCCGGAGTTCGACGTCGACGACGCCATCCGCACGGCACTGACGGACGCGTGGGGCCGCGCGGCGGTCCGGCAACGCGACAGCGGATGGGCCGCGGCGTTGCTGCGACGCGACGGCACCGTCGACACGTCGGTCGCCCGGGTCGTACCTCGCGACATCCTGCTCGCGCACCTGCGCGAGACGTCGCCGCCCGCGGTTCTCGACGACGCGTTGCTCGCCGCGCTCCCGGCGCCGTGGCCGCGAGATGTCGCCGAGAAGGTGCTCACCGCGCTGTACACGAAGCTGACGACCACCCGTGTGGTGCGCGACGTCCTGACGCTGCTCGCCCACCGGGCACCGTTCGAGCTGGCCGATCTGCTGGCCGACGCCGCGAACCGCACCGACGATCTCGGTCGCCTGCACCTGTTCGCGAGCGCAGCCGACACCCTGACCCTCCGCAAGACGATCCACGAGGAGCTGAGTTGACCGACTTCGAGTCGACCCCTGCAGTTGTCGGTACCGACGAGGCCGCGACGCCCGAGACGGGCACGTCCGAGACCGCCGTGACCGGCACCGACCTGCTGCGCCCGCACGCCGAGCAGCAGTACGCGCACGAACTCGC
This window contains:
- the bioB gene encoding biotin synthase BioB produces the protein MTQAPARTDILEIARDQVLRRGIGFDRDQTLEVLQLPDDRIDDLLAVAHDVRMAWCGPEVEVEGIISLKTGGCPEDCHFCSQSGLFASPVRAARLDIPSLVEAAKQTAKTGATEFCIVAAVRGPDERLLAQVAAGIEAIRNEVDIQIACSLGMLTQEQVDRLVAMGVHRYNHNLETARSHFPNVVTTHTWEERFETLRMVREAGMEVCCGGILGMGETIEQRAEFAADLAALEPDEVPLNFLNPRPGTPFGDLEVLPATEALKAVAAFRLALPRTILRFAGGREITLGDLGARKGILGGINAVIVGNYLTTLGRPAETDLDLLGELKMPIKALGETI
- a CDS encoding SWIM zinc finger family protein; this translates as MTAPWTLQQINAVAPDPSSLTAARGVASAWLETGHDTTALWGLCRGRGTTPYRTAIHPSAPAYTCTCPSRKLPCKHALSLLVRWSEGAVPTGQAPDFVTGWLAARAASTAPPAPADEPVKAPDPATAQRRAERVAAGLDDLDRWLTDRIRHGLGAVDHGYDTYEAIAARMVDAQAPGVASALRALAAVVNDETDWPARLLEEYARLHLMAVAYRQRDELPRPLLRSLQTHLGFGTRSEEVRAEPAVRDRWQVLAVRVTEESRMFTRKTWLRGRSSGRWAILLDFAHGTARFAAPLPFPGSLVDADLHFYPGAAPLRAVLGRQHGETEPFTTLPATGLDAALDEYARMRGADPWLRTWPVLLDAVTPTDSEDGWYVVDPSGRALPLAGDDDSRWRLHAVAGGRPVTVCGDWDGTALAPVSLFTGGQVMTW
- a CDS encoding DUF5691 domain-containing protein — protein: MSTLPESLTTAALLGTARSAPEFGALHTAGAAGELAGDPAATLLAAAALEATFLTAATVPVVRERPSPAPDDDRPVLPGAAAERLRALLAVRSPLLDEWFEVAARFRASHDIVVDLLIVATTDAVHRDRLVALTGARGRWVAARHPEWADLLPPDPLDDTPWHVGPPARRRRWFEVLRAHDPAAATATLAASWGAQTAAQRAELVALLAVGLGPHDEDLLERALDDRSRKVRAVALDLLPRLHDSAFARRMAERVRQWLLVDGSTVTLAVPERPDESALRDGLSDGPARDLLVAAVAAAPLSVWREHAGDGVLPEFDVDDAIRTALTDAWGRAAVRQRDSGWAAALLRRDGTVDTSVARVVPRDILLAHLRETSPPAVLDDALLAALPAPWPRDVAEKVLTALYTKLTTTRVVRDVLTLLAHRAPFELADLLADAANRTDDLGRLHLFASAADTLTLRKTIHEELS
- a CDS encoding maleylpyruvate isomerase family mycothiol-dependent enzyme; amino-acid sequence: MNVDDIWNAIDEQRARTADLLEQLTDDEWSRPSLCEGWTVRDVAAHLTLQQLTVVDLVRMALRHPGGVNTIIRESSRHRARQPTAELITDLRGMIGSRRHNVGITPLETMIDLLVHGQDIAIPLQRDLPMPPDAATAGATRLWSTRGTGKARVFADVPLDGFRFTATDAEWSSGSGPEVRGPISAILLLFSGRRAGLSRLEGDGAGELRRRLAHA
- a CDS encoding TetR/AcrR family transcriptional regulator C-terminal domain-containing protein; this translates as MQLRRGDVLDGAMAILDEYGLGDLTMRKLASSLGVQPGALYWHFPNKQTLLGAMADRILDGVDEPPASDAWDDALSELAHRFRAALLAHRDGAELVASSYASRLTTSRARDAFVATAERAGLSRAYAELTGYALLHYVLGHTVDEQSRAQLEELGALTRAPLSPDVATEQPTETDDELLDGDPAVRFEFGLRLFVDGIRARLETRATS
- a CDS encoding SDR family NAD(P)-dependent oxidoreductase — encoded protein: MRTQPTASPATPGVRPRTWLITGASRGLGREFVRAALSRGDNVVAVSRSIGSADLPRDPERLLRLPADVTERTAVFAAFDTARKHFGGIDIVVDNAGTMAYGFVEEFTEEQARAQFETNFFGAMWVSQAAMAAFRSRGRGHLVQISSIGGVLSGPGTGLYSASKFALEGLSEALAVEAAHFGIDVTIVEPGGYWTDLYTTMTVSTPRSDYDALRAEIEEQSASTSIDSHPALAARALLEVVDADRPPRRIVLGNAVLDAAVAATREKIATWLEWESVSRAAEDAVPALESGGGERSAI
- a CDS encoding GNAT family N-acetyltransferase yields the protein MLNTRLLPLRNDRVQLRAMRGDDAATYAAGTADPLVRRYAHLPEPGYTEASVAALIDGEIRQGLERGDLAVLTIAEPETDRFAGSLVLFGITAEEAEVGFWLHPLGRGRGLAADALDLAAEFARRSGLLRLTARTLPENEASQRVLERCGYIRGARTRTVTPSGADALAVHYSRDLG
- a CDS encoding DUF488 family protein, whose translation is MSADARVLWTIGHWTCPQSVLLDTLTSADIELVVDVRKMPGSRRSPQFDADEMPSWLDSAGIGYVHLTELGGRRPKQKDIDPTVNAGWKNASFKNYADYTLTGDFEAGLKRLTDLAEHRHVAIMCGEPMPWRCHRLLIANTLAARGWTVVHLVNNANPRRHELGQWGATPSVGSDGVVTYPAEERGLP